In Anaerolineales bacterium, the genomic window AGGAGAGGGGGAAGGGGCTAGGGGATAGGGGTGAGGATGGAAAAGAGCAGGATTTCATTTCAGTATTACTGAGGCTGAGCAGATACGACATTTTTGGGACACAACACTAGAACACCAGTATCGCTGGTTAAAAATTTTTACCTGCCAATCGATAGCCTGAACAGTTCCCGTTTTTTTTTGCGTGGGGATCTTTCCGGACCAACTCCGGTCGGGCTGGCAAAAACCTACGACAGGGACTTCCATGCCTCCGCCAACGCTTCGTCGGTCGTCCGAAAGACGATCGCGCCGAGGGATTCCAAGGCGGCGCGCTTTTCGCCGCCCGCGGCGACGCCGTAAAGAGAGATGCGGACGTCGATGGCTTTCCTTTTCAATAGGTCGACCGCGCTTGCGGTTCCGATCACGCCGGTCGGAGAATCTTCGAAGACCGCTATATCCGAGCGTTTCTCGGAGAAGCGGTCGAAGGGCGGCAGGATTTTTCCCTCCTCGACAAACGCGCGCGCCGCATCCAGGGAATCCGGCCCGCCGGCGCCCATCGCCGCCGCGAGCGCCGCCAGGGAATGCACCGGGCTCGGTTTCAGGTAGGCGTCGATGATCTGGCCGCGCCGCCGGGCCAGCCATTGCATCTGGCCGGCGCCGACCAGCGGAAGCTTCTCCAAGCCGATGATCCGTTGGGCGATCTCCGCCTCGGGCGGGCTATCCCCGGGAGCGGCTCCGGGATCGGGCGGCCGGCAGGGGCGGGCGGTGATGATCGCCGAGCAAATCCGCTTTTGCGACTGCCCGTCCAGGATCCGGTCGCGGGCGTCGTCCGACAATCCCGGCCGGTCGAGTTCGGCCAACAGCGAGGGCGTCTCGATTTCGGGCGGAACGCGGTAATGCTCCGCATAGGCGCGGCTGCCGAGCGTGAATTGCTGGAAATACCGCATCACCGGCGAGTGCGGAAATTCCCGCGGGCGGCCAAGGACCGCGGTCAGGACGGATTCGAATTCGCCCGCCCGGGCCGGATCCGGTTCCGCGTCCCCGGCCTTCTGTTTAAAAAGCTTCACCGCCGAAGCCGCCGGCGTATCGCCCGAGAGCGCACCGGTCTGGCGCGCCCATCCGGCGAAATCCGGTTCCGGACGGGAGAGGCCGGCCCCGCGCAGCAGAGACAGGCACGCATCCAGGTCCGGCGGAAGGCGCAGCGCCGGATTGGCTTTCCACACGGCGTAAACCTCCGCCATCAGGCAGATGCCCGCGATGTCCCACTCGCAGGTGATGCCGTGCGCCTCGAAGGCTTCGATCGCGCTTTCTTCCAGCCGCCGCTGCGGATAGCCGGCCAGCGCGGAAAAATGCATCACCGTCCGGCGCAGTGCCTCGCGGTACCCGCCCGGCCGGATCAGCACTCCGTCGAGATCGAACAGCCACAAATTCATCGGTGCCGCCTCTCCAACTCGGCTTCCACGTCCGCCAAAGTCAGCCCGCGGGCGGCGAGGAGCACAAGCACGTGGTACAGCAGGTCGGCCGCCTCGGAGGTCAGGCGTTCGCCGGATTGCCCCAGCGCGGCGACGATCGTTTCCGTGGCTTCTTCCCCGACCTTCTGAGAGATTTTGTTCAACCCTTCGCGGAACAGCGCGCCGGTGTAGGAGCCTTCCTGCGGATGGGCCTTGCGGTCCGCGATCACGTCCTCCAAGCGCCGAAGAAATCCGGACTGATAGGTTCGGGGTTCGCCGGCGACGAGGTTGAAGAAACAGCTCCGCCGATTGGTGTGGCAAGCCGGACCGGCGGGAATCACCTGCAGCAAGACGGCGTCCGCGTCGCAATCCAGACGGACCTCCACGACCTTCATGACGTTTCCCGATGTCTCGCCTTTGCGCCACAGCGATTTCCGCTCGCGGCTCCAAAAGTGCGCTTCCCGCGTTTCGAGCGTCTTGCGCCAGGCCTCGGAATTCATCCACGCCAGCATCAGCACTTCGCCGGTCCGCGAATCCTGCGCGACGGCGGGCACCAATCCCTGATCGTTGTATTTGGGCTCCATAGATTCTCCGTCCATCCCCTATTTCCCCTCCCGTGCGGCGCTTTTTCGTTTTGCCCAACGGGAGGGGATGCATTTCAGGTCATCCTCACTTTCACTCCATGGCGATCCAGGTACTTTTTCAATTCCGCCACGGTGGCGATCCCGTAGTGAAGCAGCGACGCGACCAGGGCGGCATCGGCTTTCCCTTCCGTGAGGACCCGCAGGAGGTGCTCGGCTTTTCCACCGCCTCCGGAGGCGATGACCGGGATGCGCACCGATTCGGCGATTTTCCTCGTCAGGTCGATTGCGTACCCCGCCTGCGTGCCGTCGGCGTCGATCGCGTTCACCACCAGTTCGCCGGCGCCGAGCTCCTCGCCGCGCCGGGCCCAGGTCAGGGCGTCGAGGCCGGTGCGCGTGCGCCCGCCGTGGGTGACGATCTCGTATCCGGAGGGCGCGGCGGGGGAGGGCGGAACAGCCAGGACGTCCATCGACAGCACGACGCATTGCGCGCCGAAGGCGCGCGAGGCTTCCGCGATCAGGGGCGGGTTCCGCACCGCGGCGGTGTTGAGGTTGACCTTCTCGGCGCCGGCCAGCAGAACCTTCGCGCAATCCGCGACCGTGCGCAATCCCCCGCCGACCGAAAACGGGATGAAGACCTGCGCGGCGACCGCGGAAACGACGTCCAGCAGGATCGCGCGTCGGTCGCTCGAGGCGGTGATGTCGTACAGCACCAGTTCGTCGATCCCGGATTCAAAGTAGCGCCGCGCGGTTTCGACCGGATCGCCGATGTCTTTGGTGTCCACGAACTTGACGCTCTTGGCGAGTTTGCCGTCGCGCACGTCCAGACAGGCGATGATCCGTTTGCTGAGCATTTGCCCTCAATCCACGCGCCCGTCCCAGCGGGAGAAATTTTCCAGGATCCGCAGACCCGCCGGACCGCTTTTCTCCGGATGGAATTGGGCGGCGATCAGGCTCCCCCGTCCGATCACCGCCGGGAAGAGCCGGCCGTACTCGCATTCCGCGATCGCGTCCTGCGGGTCGTCCGGCGCGGGATAGTACGAGTGCACGAAGTAAAACTCCTCTTCCGGCCGGACGCCCTCCAGGACGGGATGGCGCCGCAGGATCCGGATCCGGTTCCATCCCATGTGCGGGATTTTCAAGGCCGGATCGGCGAGGGCGAAGCGTTGGCTCACGCCCGGGAGCAGACCCAGGCAGGCGGTATCGCCCTCCTCGGACCGGTCCAGGATGATCTGGGATCCGAGGCAGATGCCGAGGATCGGGATCCCGCGCGCGAAAACTTCGCGCAACGCGAGATCCAAACCGCGTTCGCGCAGGACCCGCATCGCGCTCGCCGCCTGACCGACTCCGGGAAAGATCACCCTGCCGGCCCGGCGCAGAATGTCCGGGTCGGGCGTGATGACCGACTCGGCCCCGAGATGGGCCAGCGCCCGCTGGACCGAGGTGATGTTGCCGGCTTTGTAGTCGATGATGTGGATCATAGGTCAATCCGGACCGCGTGGACTTGCTTGGCCTTCCGAGACGCGAAGCGGCGGAGAATCGGTCGCTTCACGGATTCGGCTTCCATAAAACCTCCAGCGCCTGACGGAGCGTGAAGGCTCCCTCGTACAGCGCGCGGCCGAGGATCACGCCCGGCAAGCCGACCGCCGCGACGGCCCGGACATCCTGAACCGACGCCGCCCCGCCGGAGGCAATCACTCTCAGGCCGGTCGAACAAGCCAGATTGAGCGTTGCGGGAATGTTGATGCCGGCCGAGACGCCGTCGCGTTCGATATCGGTGAAGATGCACCAGCGGATTCCCTGGGAGGCGAGCCTGCGGCCGAGTTCGATCGGGTCGAGTGCGGAATCTTTCTCCCAACCGCGGATTTTTACCTTCCCGCCGCGCGCGTCGATGCCGGCGGCGAGCCTTTCCGGCCCGAAGTTGCGCATAGCCACTTCGATCAGCAAAGGATTCTCTATGGCGGCGGTACCGATCACCACCCTGGTCACGCCCGAATCCAACGCCCGTTGAATTCCCTGAATATCCCGCATTCCGCCGCCGAATTGGATTTTCAATCCGGACTTGAGGATTTCCGCCAGCGCGGCCTCGTTTACGGCGGTCGTTTCGCCGAAGGCGCCATCCAGATTTACGACGTGCAGCCAGGAGGCGCCTTCCGACTGCCAGCGGCGGGCCGTCTCGAGCGGATCGTCGCCGTAGACGGTTTGACGCTCGGGGTCGCCCTGCGCCAATCGAACGACTTTGCCGCCGCGGAGGTCGATCGCGGGGTAAACGGTGAATTTTGCTAATTCATTTTTATCCGTCATCGTGCCAGATCCTTGTTTCGGATTATCAACCGCAGAGGCGCAGAGATCGCAGAGAAACGGAAATCCGCTTCGCGTTCTCTGCGTCTCTGCGGTGATAAGTTTTAAATCATCCCTTTGGTGGAAGGAATACTGCCGGCGCGGCGCGGATCGATCTGCGTTGCCCGGTCCAGCGCCCGTCCGAAGGCTTTGAACAAAGCCTCGGCCTGGTGATGGTCGTCGCCGCGCTCGAGCAGGCGCACGTGCACGGTGGCACCGGCCGCCGCAGAGAAGCTGCGGAAGAAGTGTTCGATCAGCGTCACCGGCAGCTGCCCGATCGCCACCAGCGACCATTCGGCGCGAACCAGGCAGTGCGGGCGGCCGCAAAAATCGACCACCGCCATCGCCAAGACTTCGTCCATCGGGACCACCGCGTGCCCGATCCGCGTTAAGCCGCGCTTGTCGCCGAGGGCCTGCTTCACCGCCTCGCCCAGCGCCAGCGCCGTGTCCTCGACGGTGTGGTGCAGGTCGACGTGCGTGTCGCCCTTGGCGTTCAGCTTCAGGTCGAACAGCCCGTGCACGGCGACGTGGTCGAGCATGTGGTCCAGGAATCCGATCTCGGTTTCCACCTCGGCCCGCCCGGTCCCGTCCACGTCCAGTTCGACGCGGATCTCGGTTTCCTTGGTCTTGCGTTCGATCGTCGCTTTGCGCATCGCGGCTCCTTTGTCTCTGACCTAATCCCCTCTCCCTTCCTTCTCCCCCTTCCCTTAAGGGAAGGGGGAGAGGGTGGCCGAAGCCCGGGTGAGGAGGTTAGGCCGGTTTCTCCAACGCCTTCATCAGCGCGTCCGTATCTTCCGGCTTTCCGACCGAAATCCGCAGGCAGTCGCGCAATCCGGGCCGGTCGAAGTAGCGCACCAGGATTCCGCGGTCCGCAAGGGCCTTTTGCACGGCGCGCGGATCGCGGCCGGCGAGCCGGCAAAGAAGAAAATTCGACCGGCTGGGATGGACGGTGATCCACGGAACGGTCTGCAACCGCGCGTACATCCGCTCCCGTTCGGCGATGATTTTTTCAAACGAGGTTTTCATCGCCCCGTAATCGTCGAGCGAAGCCATCGCCGCCAAATACGCCGCGGCGTTGACGTTGTAGGGCTGTTTGAGGGTCATCATCCGGCCCATCAGGCTTGGCGGAAACACGCCGTATCCGATCCGCAGGCCCGCCAGCCCGGCCCATTTGCTGAACGTGCGCAGGACGGCGAGGTTATCATGCTCGAGAGTCCAGCGGATCCGGCTGGCGCCGGCGAATTCGGCGTAGGCCTCGTCGAGCACCACCAGCACCGGCAGATCCAGCAGGCGCCGGAGGGTTTCGTCCGGTACGAGCGAACCGTCGGGATTGTTCGGCGAACAGACGAACAGGATCTTGGCGCGTTTTTCGGCCCGGACGGCGGCTTCGATTCCCTCCGCGTCGAGCGAAAAATCCGGCCTGCGCCCGACGTTCAGCACGCGCGCGCGGTGCACCCCGGCGGAGAAGGAATACATCCCGAAGGTCGGCGGGCAGTTGACGATCGCGTCGCCCTCCGAAAGGACCACGCTCATCACCACGTCGATCGGCTCGTCGGCCCCGGCGCCGGTGAAGATCCGTTCCGGCGGCAGGTCCAGGAATTCGCCCAGCCGTTTCCGCAGCAGCGTGTTTTCCGGGTCCGGGTAGATGCTGAAGTATTTCCCCGTCGCGACCGCCTGCCGGGCGCGGTCCGACATGCCGTAGGGGTTTTCGTTGGCGTCGAGCTTGACGATCCGCCGGCCGGTTTTCGAAAACCGGGATTCGAACACCTCGAACGGAATCACCGGCGTGTAGGCTTCCGGCTCGGGGCCGCCGGGCAGGAAGCGGAACCGTTCCTGGCGGGGGCCCGATTGCCCGGCCCCGGTCCGCAGCCGCGCGGATTCGGCGTGCGCGTCGAGGCCTTCGGCGCGCGCGATCCGCTCGGCGTGCGGGCTGATCTCGGCGGCGGTCTTCTCGTCCAGCGCGATCAGGTTGGTGATCCGCACGAAATCCAGCACGTTGAGCGGCGAGGCGAAGCGCGCCGTCCCGCCGGTCGGCATCACGTGGCTCGGCCCGGCGGTGTAATCGCCGAGGACCTCGAAGGATCGTTCGCCGAGGAACAACCCGCCGGCGCTGCGGATCCGCCCCTTCCAAGAATCCGGATCCGCGACCGAAAGGCACATGTGTTCGGGCGCGTACTCGTCGGCGGCGGCCACGGCGCTTTCCAAATCCGGGGTGACCACGATCCCGCCCTGGGCCGAGACCGAGGACGCGATGATCTCCGACCGCCCGCGGTTTTCGATCTGCCCGGCCACCTCGGCCTGGACTTTTTCGGCCAGCGCGCGCGAAGGCGTCAGCAGGATCGCCGTCGCCAGCCGGTCGTGCTCGGCCTGCGCCAGCAGGTCCGCCGCAACCCAGGCCGGGTTGGCGGTGTCGTCGGCGACCACCACCGTTTCGGTCGGACCGGCCAACCCGTCGAGGCCGACGATTCCGAACACCTGCTGCTTGGCGAGCGTGACGAAGATGTTGCCGGCGCCGACGATCTTATCCACCCGCGGGATAGACTGAGTCCCGAAGGCCAGCGCGGCCACCGCCTGCGCCCCGCCGATCCGGTACAGCGCACTGATGTTGGCCAGGTGGGCGCAGGCCAGGACGACGTCCGGCACGCTGCCGTCCTCCCTACCGGGCGGGGTGACGACGATCACCTCCGCGACTCCGGCCACCTTGGCGGGGATGGCCGACATCAACAGCGAGGAGGGCAGGGGAGCGGTTCCGCCGGGGACATACACCCCCACCCGGCGCAGCGGCGTGACCTGCTGGCCGAGCGTTCCGCCCAGATCGCCGGTCGTCCAGGAGGGAATCGGCTGGCGGGCGTGGAAGGCGCGGATCCGTTCGGCGGCGAGAGCGAGCGACTCCCGTAGTGCATCCGGGATCCTTTCATATGCGGCCCGCCACTCGGCGGGGGGAACAAGCGGATTGTCGATCCGCCGGCCGTCGATTTTTTCGGTCCAGCGTGCAATGGCGGCGTCCCCGTCAGCCCGCACGTCGGCCAGGATCCGCCGCACGGCTTCCGCGGGAGCCAACGGCTCCCCGAATACCCGCGCCAGGCTCTCGCGCAACGAGGGCGGGATCTCGTCGCCCTGGGGTTTCCGTTTTAATACCGTTTGCTTGGCTTCCGATAGATCCACGATGCGCAGCATACTTCCTCCGTACTCACACCGATCCCCTTGCCCCTTCCCCCTCTCCCGACTAATGTCGGGAGAGGGGGAAGGGGTTGGGGTAGGAGGCGAGGGTTACTTTTCCAATTCTTCCCGCAACCGGGCAAACCGCGCCGGCTCTTCCTCGAAAATGTAGGTCACGGGCGAGACGACCACGCCGCTGCCGCCGATCGCCCGCAGTTCCTGCACCGCGCGCATGATTTTTTCCCTGCGGACGATGACATTGACGGCGAACCATCCCTGCCCGGCGCCTTCGCGGGTGAACACTTCGCAGATGGTCGGCCCCTGCAACCCGCCGAGGTCGGTCTGGGCGAAAATTTCCGCCGCGATTTCGCGCTGGGATTTCCCGCGCATGTTGGCGAAGACCAGGTAGGCTTCCTGCGCCCGCAGGTGCGCCTCGATGTATTCGAGCAGGGTCTGGGCCGCATCCAGCACTTCCGGCCGGCTCTTCAGCGAGGCCCGGTTGGCGATCAGGCAAGCCTGCGAGCGGAGGATCTCGCCGTCCGCCAGCGGCCGAAGGTGGTTGTCGCGCAGCGTGGTCCCGGTCTCGACCAGGTCGCTGATCATGTCCGCAAATCCGATCGCCGGGGCCACCTCCAGCGTGCCCTCGGAGGAAATCAGCTCAAACGGCTGGATTTGGTTCGCGCGCAGGAACTGGGCGGTCAGGACGGGATATTTCGTCGCCACCCGCAGAGGCTTTCCCTCCCTGGGCATCCCCGGCGCCTTGCGCGCGAGGTCGGACGCGCTGCGGACGTCCTGCCATTCCTCGGGCGCCGCCAGCACCAGCGAGCAGTGCCCGAATCCGAGCGAATCGTGGAGGACGACCACGCCCCCTTCGCCGCCTTTTTTCTCCTCGATCAGATCGGCGCCCGAGATCCCGAAATCCAGGCTACCCTGCCGGACGCCGATGACGATGTCGCCCGGCCGCTGGAACAGAACCGTCAGACCGGGCACGGCCGGAATCCGGGCTTGGTATTGCCGCGGATTGGGCTTAAGGACGTTCAGGCCGCAGGCTTTCAGGAATTCCAGAGACGCGCTTTCCAGCCGTCCCTTCGACGGCAAGGCCATGCGGATATCGGTTCGGTCTTTCATCATCCCTCCAAAAAGAAACGCCCTCCGGCTGAGGGAGGGCGCGGGAAAGACGGTGCCCGGGAAAAGCGCGGCCGCTCAACTCAGCGATCTAGGTTGATCCGTAGTATGAGCGTGGTTATGGTAAAGCCGCGTTATCATGGTGGTCGAAATATACCAACGAAGCCCGGTTTTGTCCAGCGCACGGCCTGCCCGGACTTCCCCCCGTCCGGTCTTTCCTGCGGCCGCCTTTCATCTGCAATTAACCAAAGGGGGAATACAATCATCGCCGGATCAGCGACTCCGCCGGAGCGGTCCTGCCGGCCGGGCGCCGGTTCGGACTCTTCCGGAATGGTTGCAGCCCAATGGAAAAGAAAAGATTTCTGATCGTCAACGCGGACGACTACGGCCGGACGCCGGGCGTTTCGCACGGCATCCGCGAGGCGCACCGCGGCGGGATCGTCACATCGGCCTCGGCTTTGATGAACATGCCCTGGATTGAGGAGGACCTGCGGATCGCGCTGCGGGAAACGCCGGACCTCGGATTGGGCGTGCACTTGGTTCTCACTTGCGGCACGCCGCTGCGGTCGCCCGATTTGCTGGAAAGCATCACCGGCGGGCGCGAAAGCCTGCCCGGCTTGGAGGAATTCGTCCGCAACTTGGCGGGCGTGGATCCGGACCAAGCCGCCGCGGAATGGGAGGCGCAGATTCTGCGATTCATCGAACTCGCCGGCCGGAATCCGGACCATCTGGATTCCCACCACCACGTTTCCTATTTTACCGAAGCGCTGTTCCGCCGCTTCCTGGAATTGGCCCGCAAATACCAATCCGCCGTCAGGGTCCCGTATCCGACCCTTTCGGAAATCGCCGGCCTGCTGCCTGCGCCGCTTGCGGAAACGGCGCAGGAATTCCTCCCCCGACTGACCCGCGGCGGGGAGCCGCCCAAGCCGGACCGGTTCATCGGGACGTTCTATGGCGAAGGCGCCACGCAGGAGCACCTGCTGCTGGTCCTCGACCAATTGGAGCCGGGCGTTGCCGAATTGATGTGCCATCCCGGCTTTGCGGATCCGGCGCTGATCCACGGATCATCGTACGGCAAAATGC contains:
- a CDS encoding ChbG/HpnK family deacetylase, which gives rise to MEKKRFLIVNADDYGRTPGVSHGIREAHRGGIVTSASALMNMPWIEEDLRIALRETPDLGLGVHLVLTCGTPLRSPDLLESITGGRESLPGLEEFVRNLAGVDPDQAAAEWEAQILRFIELAGRNPDHLDSHHHVSYFTEALFRRFLELARKYQSAVRVPYPTLSEIAGLLPAPLAETAQEFLPRLTRGGEPPKPDRFIGTFYGEGATQEHLLLVLDQLEPGVAELMCHPGFADPALIHGSSYGKMREREIDILTSDSVRRALARRGIQLVNYFALLQAAR
- the hisH gene encoding imidazole glycerol phosphate synthase subunit HisH, which gives rise to MIHIIDYKAGNITSVQRALAHLGAESVITPDPDILRRAGRVIFPGVGQAASAMRVLRERGLDLALREVFARGIPILGICLGSQIILDRSEEGDTACLGLLPGVSQRFALADPALKIPHMGWNRIRILRRHPVLEGVRPEEEFYFVHSYYPAPDDPQDAIAECEYGRLFPAVIGRGSLIAAQFHPEKSGPAGLRILENFSRWDGRVD
- the hisB gene encoding imidazoleglycerol-phosphate dehydratase HisB, which produces MRKATIERKTKETEIRVELDVDGTGRAEVETEIGFLDHMLDHVAVHGLFDLKLNAKGDTHVDLHHTVEDTALALGEAVKQALGDKRGLTRIGHAVVPMDEVLAMAVVDFCGRPHCLVRAEWSLVAIGQLPVTLIEHFFRSFSAAAGATVHVRLLERGDDHHQAEALFKAFGRALDRATQIDPRRAGSIPSTKGMI
- the hisF gene encoding imidazole glycerol phosphate synthase subunit HisF: MLSKRIIACLDVRDGKLAKSVKFVDTKDIGDPVETARRYFESGIDELVLYDITASSDRRAILLDVVSAVAAQVFIPFSVGGGLRTVADCAKVLLAGAEKVNLNTAAVRNPPLIAEASRAFGAQCVVLSMDVLAVPPSPAAPSGYEIVTHGGRTRTGLDALTWARRGEELGAGELVVNAIDADGTQAGYAIDLTRKIAESVRIPVIASGGGGKAEHLLRVLTEGKADAALVASLLHYGIATVAELKKYLDRHGVKVRMT
- the hisG gene encoding ATP phosphoribosyltransferase, with translation MKDRTDIRMALPSKGRLESASLEFLKACGLNVLKPNPRQYQARIPAVPGLTVLFQRPGDIVIGVRQGSLDFGISGADLIEEKKGGEGGVVVLHDSLGFGHCSLVLAAPEEWQDVRSASDLARKAPGMPREGKPLRVATKYPVLTAQFLRANQIQPFELISSEGTLEVAPAIGFADMISDLVETGTTLRDNHLRPLADGEILRSQACLIANRASLKSRPEVLDAAQTLLEYIEAHLRAQEAYLVFANMRGKSQREIAAEIFAQTDLGGLQGPTICEVFTREGAGQGWFAVNVIVRREKIMRAVQELRAIGGSGVVVSPVTYIFEEEPARFARLREELEK
- the hisC gene encoding histidinol-phosphate transaminase, which codes for MPGGPEPEAYTPVIPFEVFESRFSKTGRRIVKLDANENPYGMSDRARQAVATGKYFSIYPDPENTLLRKRLGEFLDLPPERIFTGAGADEPIDVVMSVVLSEGDAIVNCPPTFGMYSFSAGVHRARVLNVGRRPDFSLDAEGIEAAVRAEKRAKILFVCSPNNPDGSLVPDETLRRLLDLPVLVVLDEAYAEFAGASRIRWTLEHDNLAVLRTFSKWAGLAGLRIGYGVFPPSLMGRMMTLKQPYNVNAAAYLAAMASLDDYGAMKTSFEKIIAERERMYARLQTVPWITVHPSRSNFLLCRLAGRDPRAVQKALADRGILVRYFDRPGLRDCLRISVGKPEDTDALMKALEKPA
- a CDS encoding bifunctional phosphoribosyl-AMP cyclohydrolase/phosphoribosyl-ATP diphosphatase HisIE codes for the protein MEPKYNDQGLVPAVAQDSRTGEVLMLAWMNSEAWRKTLETREAHFWSRERKSLWRKGETSGNVMKVVEVRLDCDADAVLLQVIPAGPACHTNRRSCFFNLVAGEPRTYQSGFLRRLEDVIADRKAHPQEGSYTGALFREGLNKISQKVGEEATETIVAALGQSGERLTSEAADLLYHVLVLLAARGLTLADVEAELERRHR
- the hisA gene encoding 1-(5-phosphoribosyl)-5-[(5-phosphoribosylamino)methylideneamino]imidazole-4-carboxamide isomerase, with amino-acid sequence MTDKNELAKFTVYPAIDLRGGKVVRLAQGDPERQTVYGDDPLETARRWQSEGASWLHVVNLDGAFGETTAVNEAALAEILKSGLKIQFGGGMRDIQGIQRALDSGVTRVVIGTAAIENPLLIEVAMRNFGPERLAAGIDARGGKVKIRGWEKDSALDPIELGRRLASQGIRWCIFTDIERDGVSAGINIPATLNLACSTGLRVIASGGAASVQDVRAVAAVGLPGVILGRALYEGAFTLRQALEVLWKPNP